caacccaAACTGGTGGTCCaaaattttcttcttgtcgTTGTGGTATATCGACTCCGGATAAAACTTAACGGCGTCTAGGGCAAACTTGGACCTATCTTCAAATAACTGTTTAAGCATCGCCACGAGCTCGTCCGGCTTCTCGCCAAAACACATGTGCGTTCCTCCCGGAACCGTGTGCACCTTGAGCAAAGCATTGGGGTCGGCGGTGTCCTGGAAGTATTTGGTGGCCTGAGGTGGATTCCAAGTGGCTTTTTCTccctccacaaacacacaTTTACACTCGAGTAACGGAACCATTGTATAggattttttcaagttgtacATGGACGAGAAGTAGCACGACGCCTGCCGCTGCTTGCTGGCCTTGCTGCggtacttggtggtgttggtggccGGATCATACACTGTATAGTACTCGTCTTCAAGCATCTCACTCAACACCTCCGGCTGCATTGTTTGGTAAAACGAATACTTGCGATAGTAGGTGTAAAAGTCCTCGAGGGTATCGAACTCGTCTTGGATAAGCCGGGAcaccttcttgaacacGCCGATATACCGGTCTCGTTGGCTGAGGTCGTAGTAATAAGGAGCTTCAATGGGAATCACCACGTCAAACAAGTGCGGTTCCAAGTACCCGGCCATGAGCGTCTGATGACCTCCTAAAGAGTGGCCCACGGCGATATTCTTGGAGTACTTGCCGTTGACAAAGTCGCCAGTGGTGTCAATCTCGTGTTGGACGATTTTAATGATGTCTTTACCCCCGTCAGTCCAACCGTTAGTCCAGCCTAAAATGtcgttgttcaacatgGCCGAGTCACCATGGGCAATGTTGTCAAAGGCAATAACCGACCCCAAGTACCAGGTGGAGGCAGCGGTAGACTCCTCGTAGAGCCTGCGGATGTGGTAGTTCCATACCAGCTTGTTCATGCCGGTACCATGGGTGAAGAGGACGTTAATTCGTACTTGGTCGGTGGTGAACCGAggagtggtggtggtgaattTATGGTAGACGAGCTTCAACCGACGCTGGTCCTCGGCCAATAGAGTGGTACCAGGGAGTCGTGGGGTGTGTGCACTGATGGTCTTCTTTTCCTGGGTGTACAATTGAGACATTGAGTAAAGTACAAGGAGGAAGAGATTTGGGTTTCAATAAGAAAATGCGGAGTGAGGTTTTCAGATGCCACCGAGGAATACACACTATACATTATATATTTATGGGGTGGGGCTTCGATTGAGGTCGATGTCGTACTCGGTGCCATCGGAAGCAGTGGCTCGCTTGGTCGATGGCATGCGTtttttccaccaccgtCTCGACTCCTTGGTCTggagatcttcaagaaaatagTCCGAGGTCTGGTCGTCCTCGTCTTGTTCGTCGCCGTCTTTAAGCTTCTGACGCCCTGACTTGTCCAACAGCACCTCGTAGCTCTTGGTGTCGTTGTGGGCCACTACCCGGTACTTGCTACCAAGTCCCAAATCCTTAATGACGATTTCTCGCGTACGGCCCAAAGACTCGATGTCTGCGACTCTTTCGATGGTCTCGTCAAGAAGCTCATCAAAGTTGGGCTGCGACGCAATCTCGTGGAACCCCCGCATCATGGGGATCGAGTCGGCTCGCACGCGGGACTCGGAGTCgatggtgaagatgttCAAATTGTCGTATTCTTGGATGTAGTCGGGTCGGGTCATGATCTGACGTGCTCTCCACAATGGGAGCTCGGGTAACACGTGACTCTTGTACTGGTCCTTCTGCTCGGGCGAGTTCTGAAGGatcaaggtgtttttgCGTTTGCGGTCcatctccacaaactccCGCATCAAGAGCATGGCCGCAGTGCTGAACTTACCGTGTTCCATCACGTCGTCGTCCATGGCCATCCCAAGGATCCCACACTGGTTCAAGAACCACGTCTTCTCCCGGTCGATGATCTCGTGGCACGCACTGAAGATGTTCTGGTGCCGAGCCACTTGCAGGATGTGCTGAGGCCGGCCACCAATTAAATCGTACACTTTGTGGCACGCGTCGTCCGTCAACTGCTGGTCTGGGAACCGGTGCGTAGGGAAGTGCTTCTGCCGAATGAACTTCAAGGCCTTGACGGTTTCCATCCGGTTGAAGTCGCGGACGTTGATGAGCTCCAACCGAGTCCcgagcttcttcaacttttcgtACACCCAGTAGTCGTCcgaattgaagatgatggtcACTAGTCCAGACCCACTCAATGCCTCTGCCTTCTGCTGCAACAACTCAAGGAGTTTCCCAccttcttcgtcttctttgatcaagtgtgtgttattgatgatcaagatgAGAGGCCGGttgtggttggtggtgactCGACGAAGAGCCAATTGTTCGAGCTTGTTGAATCCTCGTTCGATATCCAACAAGGCCGTGGTGTCTCGGGGTCCTTTGATACTGAAAAGTGACCCAATGTAGTCCTCATTGAAGGTGTAGTTCAAGGCACGCCCCAACCTGATTCTGAAGATTTCGGGGTCGGCATGGGCATCGAAAATCGCCACGTTATACCCGTTGACTTCCTCCATACTTTCGAGTAATAACGATGTCTTACCGGTGCCCTTCTCCCCTACCAACAAGAAATACCGTCCCACGATCCTCCCGGAAATGATGTCgttcaagagcttttgCTGCGGTCTTTCCACCCAGTAGTCGTCCGATTCGCGGTCTTCGCCGTCCTGGTCGTCGATGAGAGTGCTGTTTCGTTTGTGCATCGACAACTGGAGGGTGGGGTCGCCTTTATCGAACGCCATGTCCATTTTATCCAACACGTGGATGTTGTAGAACCGGTGGTAGAGAAACCCTGCCACACCCAAGATGAAAATCGAGCTGAAAGTCACTCCGATAGCTTCCAAACACTTGATAAGAAAAGTGCCCATGCGGTTCATGGTTCGCTGGAGCCGGGTGGGTTCTGGCTCTGGTTCGTATTCGGGCTCTTCTTcgggttcttcttcgggttcttcttcttctggctCTCTGGGGGGTTTGTTGCCTCCTCCATTACCCTCACCGGTTTCACCAGAATGTCCGACAGTTTCACCAGCATTACCCTCACCAGTTTCCCTGCTTGTGGGCTCCTTGGTCTGTAGAGCCAACCCCTTTACTTCCTGTGACACGGCTTTGACCAACGGAATACTATCATTTTCTGTCTGGTACTTTTCCTTGCTGACATGTTCCTGTGTATTTTTGTCGCCCTTGTCCTGTTTATTCTTCACCTGcttgagcttcttctgcaacttcttcttgtctttcttgAGCTCGTCGTTCTTTTCCTCCAATCCGTCGTCCATTAGCTCCTCCACCACATCAAATGGAAGCAATGGGTTAATCCTCAACACTGCCGAGTGGGTAAAAGGCCGAGTGTATCGAGGTAGTGGCACATACCACGCGAAGGGTCGTACGACACGGGCCGCCACCACGGTGGTTCTGGCGAAAACTCTGTTCATTTTTCATAGTACAACTAACTATTTCTTGGTGCTAAGAAATTTCGCATTCGCGGTGTCAGCCTCACGATAAATCGAATCCTGCATCCACGTTGATCGCGTATATGAGCTTCTGGCGGAGCACCTCTTTATCTTGATAATCTGGGAGCTTGAGTAAGTTTACACAGGTGGCAGCCGTAGGAAGTCGGTCAGTAGACCGGCCGCTATTCCGAATGCCAAACTTGGGGTTGAGCGACTGGAACCCCAAAAGTGGAGCTCTTGAAACCGATGTTACGAATTTCACGAGCTTCGACTGCTCTTCACTCGTCatttcttccaccacctgCCAGAAGTATTGAATGGTAGACTCGCTTTCAAGGTACCCGCCATATTCGACGTTCTGTTTCCAGTTGGCGATGTCAAGTTTGGCCTTGGATCCAGAAATAAGCATTTGGAGCTCATTAAAGTCAAACATCTTGAGCCAGTTGGAGTTCACCACCGCAAACACcccttgaagaaagtgtTTGGATTGAATATGGAGCGACGTGTTGAgcaagaagttggccaTCTGGTGGATGTAGTTCAGTCGGTTGGCGGCCGTCACCTTAATGGCCTCGCCgttcttgaccaaatcaaacTTGAACTGTTTACCGTCAGCTCTGGTGTTAACggtgaagttcaagtcgaGGTCCTCGATATCTGGACCCGACatcttggtgaacttgaccaagttcttgaacaactcgGGGTCGAGGTAGTTGAGGTCGTTGATCGAATTTTTCATCATGTTTTTGGCGTTGCACcacttgttcaagaaaaaggGTGCAAATGAAACGTCAATCAACACCTGGTCGTAAAGACACTTGCCCACGATGTTCCCGAGAAACCTAAGATACTGAAGTTGCTCgagttgttgttcaaagtcGATTTTATTGTAGtatttggtgaagatcTCGTCGTTCGGGTAAAGTTGGTGCTCGCTGgtttctttgaaaagaCGTCGTTGGCCGTTGGGAtcaaatccttcaagaacaactcCACTTAGGAACTCCTTGGTGATACCTCCTCCATCAACGCCTGCCTCCTGACCATACTCATTGAAAAAAGTCACCTGGATTCCGTGCTTCAATTGAGGTCCCGACTGgcccaagtacttgaatcCATCTTCGAGCAAGTGTTCCCTTCTGGCATTCACTTGAGTACTTCGGGTAGGAgatccaaagaaaaactCGGGCATATCTGCACCGTTTTTGGGTTTGTCCTGGTCAATAAGCCTCTGGAATATCTGTACTCTTtccttgaagttcaagaagaatggcaacttcttcaaaatctctaGTTTCGCCAGAATTTCAGAGCGCTGTCTGTCCTTGCCCGGCACCTGGATGTCGTTATTATCCGAGTCGCTGGAGacttcgtcatcatcatcggaTATCAAATGCAACACACTTTCTAACCGGAATTCGTACTTCTTAAGACTCCACACGCTTTCGTCCATGAACTTCAAGCGgaggttcttcaagtaaAGTTGGTTAAGCAACACGATTGATGCATCTTTAACCTTGTAGAAATCATGGCAGATCTGAGTGCTATGCGTTTGATTTGAGTTAAAGATCATTGTCAAACAAAGACgcttcaaaaacaccacaAAACTTGCAGCATTCTCGGTGGTTATGCCATCATCGCTGAagctttcaaagtcattggaGATAATGAGCCAATATGAGAACATCTCGGTGAATGTAAATAGAAGCCTCCAAAAAAACTCGGGTGTAGGCTCCTGTTCATACAATGTTTTGAAATCCGTGTATGTCCAGTATTCCTTACCTTTACTTTCTGCAACGCTTACCAATTGCTTGTAAAGAAATGTTGAAGTCAACCGCTTATAAAACCATGAATACCTATAATGATTGATGGTCATAAACATTAAAAGTCGTGGTTTCTGGTCAGGGATCAAGAACGCAAGGGAAGAGACGATGTTGATCACATAGACATCGTGGTCTTTCTTGGACATGAAATCCATCATGGTCTTGATGAAGTCTCCCGAATAAAGGGTTCTTAAGAGTTGATgagcttcaacaccaattcTGAGCATATCTTTCCTTTCGACATCTTCTCCATCCTTGTCGTAGTCCATAGCCAGCTCATCACAGTAAACTGAAAACGACACCTGGCTCAAGATATGGTCGATGGCCACAAAGTCCTCCAACACGTAGGTAGGACTCGTATGAGCAGACAaaaataccaccaacaagtcgATGCGCTCCATCTTACTCAAGTCTCCGATAGCACTCGTTGACTCATGATCCAGTAAGGCCTTTCGTAGCAAGTCCAAGTACGAAGAGCTCAATGTCCTCAACCTGGCTAGAAACTTGAGCAATGCAAAGTATGAATCCTTCATATTCACGCGAAAGATGAGCAGTGTGACCaactcatcatccacaTCTACAACGCTGGTAAGAGTATCGATGAAACCCGGGTATCTAGCATCCGTAGGAGACTTTTTAAGAATATGCTCAATACACTGGCAGGTACGGTGGACCAACTGCTGGGAGTGAGAAGTCCTCAATACCTCGATAAGTTGGAGCAAGCCTTCCACCAGGGACTGGGACGTCACCCGGCACAATTTCCATTCATCAACTCGTTTGTACACAGTTTCGAGTAAAGGAGTGATGATAGATTCATTCGAATCAAAAGGAAACTTCCACACGCAAAAGTAGTTCAATCCAATTATCCAGTCGTCAAACTGGCTTTGTGAGCCAATTGATGTCGTCAACCACTTCTCGTAGTATGCCTCTGCTGCTTTGCGGTGTGATAGGTATCGCAACACGTACTGTTTCAAAGTTACAGCCGCCTTCTCCCTTAGTCTCTGTTCCTCACGCtgttgtctttgaagtttaGTTTTCTCCAAATAGGTTCGGTTGCCTCCCATATGTGTCATTCTGTTGTCACCTAGGTTCACCACACGCTTGCGGGACTGGCCCGTGAAGTTGACCATGCTGAAACCTGTGAAGTAATAAAATGCAGCGTCACTATTTGCCCTTCACAAACGGTTGCATCCAACTTTCGCGCTTTAGTAATCGAGAATTTGTGTATCTCTAGTTATCTATAAAGTGGACTAACTCACCAATGGAGTCCATGATAAACGAAGGCACCATAGACTGGTCAAGAGTGTGcaattcttccaagtcgTGATGCTTGGTTCCTCCCGATAATACCAAAAGCGACCCACCGTTCCCGCCACCCAATTTACCATCGTTACCAAACTTGATGTCTGTGTACAACGTATCACCAACCATCACGGTTCTGTCTCTCTCAAACCCCTGGTGCTTCAACACCGTGTCCAACAAGAGGGGGCTTGGCTTTCCCACGTTGATGAACTCCCGGTTGGCGGTGTATTCCATGTAGTTAACCACACTTCCTCCGGCCGGTAACACCAACCCACCGTGGCCAGGATAAGATCGGTCGATGTTGGTGCCGATAAATGGCAATGACTTGTTTTGGTGCAACAAGTACTGCAAGGTGGTTGCAATTCTCATGTAATTGAACTTTTTGGTAGACCCGACTACCACCGCTTTGACATGAGGATCCACCTGGAGAAGCTGGTGATCGAGGTCGAATTCAGTGTCAAGGGCAGGGTCCGAGCCACCGACTGGAATGTATCCTTGTTGTCGCAATTCCTCTTCTATGCCATGGTCTCCCAACACCCATACTTTGGATCCAGCAGGGATCTGGAGTTCTTCCTTGACGGTTAGCGCCGCCGCGTAGCAGGTGGGGTAGATGATgtcgatggtgatgttcttgaaaccAAGTTTGTCGAACTTTTCCACGTACTCTTGTCTAGATTTGGAGGAGTTGTTGCTGATAAAGGCCACCCTTTTGCCCTGAGCCTGAAGAAAGTTGATGGTATCGAGAACCCCAGGGATGAGAACCTCGTCGAGCCAGATCACTCCGTCACAGTCGAAAAGGAAGTTGTCGTAGTTGTCGAGAAGCTGGTGTATGTGTTGCTTGGTATCCAATTTAGTAGGTTTGCTCATCATTGAAGATAAGAGGTGCGCATTATTAAAAATTCGCTACAGCATGGATGTGACAGCAGAACAAATTGGGGCGGAGGCTGCACCAGCAGACAAGCAGCCGGTGAATGCACACGTTGGCGGTGGCACAGTACTACCAGCAAAAAAACTGAAGAAAAAAGTCCGGAAGCCTCagagtgaagaagagtatCAGTTCCAAAAGCACCTCTTCACTCAATCAGGACCAACTATCAATACCGACACCTGGTTGTACGACGAACAAGCCTTGGAAGACCTTGATAAAGACAAGAAGACCGACCGGATGCGGATGTTGAATGCGTGTGAAAAGGCCTACTATGACCGGAATTATCCAAAGTGTCTTGAGCTCATCGCACAGGCCGAGACGCTTTTCGGGGTCCATCAACACCCAGTAACAACTCGAGAAGACCTCGACACAaaagtgaagaagagcaaCAGGGTTGAGCGGCACATCACTGATCTTGTCCATATCAAGGAGAAATGTTTGCACAAGCTCGAATTAAAATGAAGGTGTCATGTATCATAATGTATATAACTCTATTTGTACCTACTCTCGCTTCAACCACACATGGAGCTCCACGTAGCTTACCATCCGCTTCTGGAACACCGTTTCTTGTATGGCACCTTTTGGGGGTCCGTCTGACGAGTCTGGAGGCGCAAATTCGTCCAATACCTCGACAGATCCAGTCAAGACATCCACCCTATAGTTGGCTTCGTTCTGAAGCTTGTTGGCTATGCCGAGAGTTGTTTCTATGGTCTTTCCCATTCCTTTGACggtgatgaacttgacgttTTTGTAGTCTCCTCCCTGGTATTTTCGAGTGTTGGTAGTGatggttttgttgaacttgtcgaGCATTTTGTGGATACGCTTCAATGCCGATACAAACGGCGTGGATGACTTCACGAGGAACGTGGTCTCTCGCTCCACTACCAGGCTGATGTGGATGTTGGCCCGGTGCTTGATATGTTTGCCGTTTATTCTCTTAATCTTGTCGGACCCTGCCATAGTGCTGGTGCGGGAAACAGTTTCGCGATGGGTCAGAACTATATAGGGAAAAGTATAAACCcgtgtttgtggatgatatAAGTAGCAGAACCCATGGATGAGACTTATTGatccatccacaaatagATTACAAACAGGCAGTCTTGACCTGGTAAGCTATCGTGTCTAGACCTGGTAAGTTATCGTGTCTTGACCACCCCCTCCTCTGATTCCACCTCGCGCTCTTATCTCcaaaatttttttgttcTGGTACGGCAATGATCGAACAACTTATCAGTATTACGTCCCACGGCCCGGCAAGCCCGCTCCGGGGGTCGATCTCGGGCATAATGGGATCCACGTCCTTGGCGTGCTGGATCGTGTTGTTGATGCCACAATTGATCGAGCAGTGGCGATTGAAATCTGCTGACGGAATCGCTATAGGcttcatcaccatctgGTTTTTGGGAGAtgtgttcaacttggtgggCGCCTTGTGGGCACACTTGTTGCCGCAGGTGATGTTTTTGGCGGTGTGGTTTTGTTTTGCtgatttcttgatgatcttcTCGTATTTGTACTATCAGCACTTGAACAAGGTCAAGAAACAGAATCCTCAAGAGCACAGACCCTTGATAGAACACAGAAGAACGTCGAGCACTTTGACGGACATTGCGTTGGAGCCTTCCTATCACGGgattttcaccaagtttgGCTTACCGATtctttttgtggttggGTGTGGACTTATGGGGTTCTTGGTTTCTGATAACGGCACTGATGATACTACTCCAATTGACGACACGGGCGATTCAATCAGTTTGGGGCCACAGATTGTTGGATATTTGTCGGCAGTGTTGTACTTGGGAGCCCGAATTC
The sequence above is drawn from the Yamadazyma tenuis chromosome 3, complete sequence genome and encodes:
- a CDS encoding uncharacterized protein (MEROPS:MER0209971; COG:S; EggNog:ENOG503Q3NW), producing the protein MSQLYTQEKKTISAHTPRLPGTTLLAEDQRRLKLVYHKFTTTTPRFTTDQVRINVLFTHGTGMNKSVWNYHIRRLYEESTAASTWYLGSVIAFDNIAHGDSAMLNNDILGWTNGWTDGGKDIIKIVQHEIDTTGDFVNGKYSKNIAVGHSLGGHQTLMAGYLEPHLFDVVIPIEAPYYYDLSQRDRYIGVFKKVSRLIQDEFDTLEDFYTYYRKYSFYQTMQPEVLSEMLEDEYYTVYDPATNTTKYRSKASKQRQASCYFSSMYNLKKSYTMVPLLECKCVFVEGEKATWNPPQATKYFQDTADPNALLKVHTVPGGTHMCFGEKPDELVAMLKQLFEDRSKFALDAVKFYPESIYHNDKKKILDHQFGLVMAGRDYEAINFYDKPDYPKL
- a CDS encoding uncharacterized protein (COG:S; EggNog:ENOG503NWUE), which translates into the protein MNRVFARTTVVAARVVRPFAWYVPLPRYTRPFTHSAVLRINPLLPFDVVEELMDDGLEEKNDELKKDKKKLQKKLKQVKNKQDKGDKNTQEHVSKEKYQTENDSIPLVKAVSQEVKGLALQTKEPTSRETGEGNAGETVGHSGETGEGNGGGNKPPREPEEEEPEEEPEEEPEYEPEPEPTRLQRTMNRMGTFLIKCLEAIGVTFSSIFILGVAGFLYHRFYNIHVLDKMDMAFDKGDPTLQLSMHKRNSTLIDDQDGEDRESDDYWVERPQQKLLNDIISGRIVGRYFLLVGEKGTGKTSLLLESMEEVNGYNVAIFDAHADPEIFRIRLGRALNYTFNEDYIGSLFSIKGPRDTTALLDIERGFNKLEQLALRRVTTNHNRPLILIINNTHLIKEDEEGGKLLELLQQKAEALSGSGLVTIIFNSDDYWVYEKLKKLGTRLELINVRDFNRMETVKALKFIRQKHFPTHRFPDQQLTDDACHKVYDLIGGRPQHISQVARHQNIFSACHEIIDREKTWFLNQCGILGMAMDDDVMEHGKFSTAAMLLMREFVEMDRKRKNTLILQNSPEQKDQYKSHVLPELPLWRARQIMTRPDYIQEYDNLNIFTIDSESRVRADSIPMMRGFHEIASQPNFDELLDETIERVADIESLGRTREIVIKDLGLGSKYRVVAHNDTKSYEVSLDKSGRQKLKDGDEQDEDDQTSDYFLEDLQTKESRRWWKKRMPSTKRATASDGTEYDIDLNRSPTP
- the HUL5 gene encoding ubiquitin-protein ligase (E3) (COG:O; EggNog:ENOG503NTYZ); the protein is MVNFTGQSRKRVVNLGDNRMTHMGGNRTYLEKTKLQRQQREEQRLREKAAVTLKQYVLRYLSHRKAAEAYYEKWLTTSIGSQSQFDDWIIGLNYFCVWKFPFDSNESIITPLLETVYKRVDEWKLCRVTSQSSVEGLLQLIEVLRTSHSQQLVHRTCQCIEHILKKSPTDARYPGFIDTLTSVVDVDDELVTSLIFRVNMKDSYFALLKFLARLRTLSSSYLDLLRKALSDHESTSAIGDLSKMERIDLLVVFLSAHTSPTYVLEDFVAIDHILSQVSFSVYCDESAMDYDKDGEDVERKDMLRIGVEAHQLLRTLYSGDFIKTMMDFMSKKDHDVYVINIVSSLAFLIPDQKPRLLMFMTINHYRYSWFYKRLTSTFLYKQLVSVAESKGKEYWTYTDFKTLYEQEPTPEFFWRLLFTFTEMFSYWLIISNDFESFSDDGITTENAASFVVFLKRLCLTMIFNSNQTHSTQICHDFYKVKDASIVLLNQLYLKNLRLKFMDESVWSLKKYEFRLESVLHLISDDDDEVSSDSDNNDIQVPGKDRQRSEISAKLEILKKLPFFLNFKERVQIFQRLIDQDKPKNGADMPEFFFGSPTRSTQVNARREHLLEDGFKYLGQSGPQLKHGIQVTFFNEYGQEAGVDGGGITKEFLSGVVLEGFDPNGQRRLFKETSEHQLYPNDEIFTKYYNKIDFEQQLEQLQYLRFLGNIVGKCLYDQVLIDVSFAPFFLNKWCNAKNMMKNSINDLNYLDPELFKNLVKFTKMSGPDIEDLDLNFTVNTRADGKQFKFDLVKNGEAIKVTAANRSNYIHQMANFLLNTSLHIQSKHFLQGVFAVVNSNWLKMFDFNELQMLISGSKAKLDIANWKQNVEYGGYLESESTIQYFWQVVEEMTSEEQSKLVKFVTSVSRAPLLGFQSLNPKFGIRNSGRSTDRLPTAATCVNLLKLPDYQDKEVLRQKLIYAINVDAGFDLS
- the pho2_1 gene encoding 4-nitrophenylphosphatase (COG:P; EggNog:ENOG503NUE7), encoding MSKPTKLDTKQHIHQLLDNYDNFLFDCDGVIWLDEVLIPGVLDTINFLQAQGKRVAFISNNSSKSRQEYVEKFDKLGFKNITIDIIYPTCYAAALTVKEELQIPAGSKVWVLGDHGIEEELRQQGYIPVGGSDPALDTEFDLDHQLLQVDPHVKAVVVGSTKKFNYMRIATTLQYLLHQNKSLPFIGTNIDRSYPGHGGLVLPAGGSVVNYMEYTANREFINVGKPSPLLLDTVLKHQGFERDRTVMVGDTLYTDIKFGNDGKLGGGNGGSLLVLSGGTKHHDLEELHTLDQSMVPSFIMDSIGELVHFIDN
- a CDS encoding uncharacterized protein (COG:S; EggNog:ENOG503P4K6), which encodes MDVTAEQIGAEAAPADKQPVNAHVGGGTVLPAKKSKKKVRKPQSEEEYQFQKHLFTQSGPTINTDTWLYDEQALEDLDKDKKTDRMRMLNACEKAYYDRNYPKCLELIAQAETLFGVHQHPVTTREDLDTKVKKSNRVERHITDLVHIKEKCLHKLELK
- a CDS encoding ribonuclease P subunit p20 family protein (COG:S; EggNog:ENOG503P61C), encoding MAGSDKIKRINGKHIKHRANIHISSVVERETTFLVKSSTPFVSALKRIHKMLDKFNKTITTNTRKYQGGDYKNVKFITVKGMGKTIETTLGIANKLQNEANYRVDVLTGSVEVLDEFAPPDSSDGPPKGAIQETVFQKRMVSYVELHVWLKRE
- a CDS encoding uncharacterized protein (COG:S; EggNog:ENOG503NX0E), which translates into the protein MIEQLISITSHGPASPLRGSISGIMGSTSLACWIVLLMPQLIEQWRLKSADGIAIGFITIWFLGDVFNLVGALWAHLLPQVMFLAVWFCFADFLMIFSYLYYQHLNKVKKQNPQEHRPLIEHRRTSSTLTDIALEPSYHGIFTKFGLPILFVVGCGLMGFLVSDNGTDDTTPIDDTGDSISLGPQIVGYLSAVLYLGARIPQIVQNHRRKSVHGLSLLFFLFSTLGNLTYAGQILCYRSDSNYVLLNLSWLLGSLGTIFEDSIIFLQFYIYKDSISDDEFIP